The sequence below is a genomic window from Bactrocera neohumeralis isolate Rockhampton chromosome 4, APGP_CSIRO_Bneo_wtdbg2-racon-allhic-juicebox.fasta_v2, whole genome shotgun sequence.
TCATATAATCCAATAATTGTAGGTATTCTTGTCACTTTAAatatgtattccgcacagtttattgcatttttatacttAATTACGCATATTTTGCAAGAAAGTGATAATAACAAAACACATGATATGTCTGCAAATGAGCATattgatttcattatttatttctacacaTTAAGCATATTTGTACcggttttaatttatttatggttATTGCTATTCTTTCGTTACCACCTGTTTATTTATTCAGTATTTGCACCAAAAGCGCTGTATGAATTTTACCGAGTAATTGTActtttctttacatatttaatgaCAACAATTAACTTGTACATattcaatcaaaaataaaagttgtttttgttaaattataaaataataataatgagtgAATTTACAAAGAAATGAGTGTATGTTATTTGTTAAAAACACAAGTGTTAGTTAAATACCATTCACGCGCAATGCATAATGTATATCATCGACACTAACATTGAGtagtattttttggaaaatatcatTACGCCCACATTCGGCAATAAGCAAACGTTCGGCGCACAATTTTGAGCAAATGCGTAAACAATTGCCCGTTGTAGGCATGTTGATGCCCTCAAAGGCTGCCAGACTTTCCACTTGTGAGTAGACGCCCATAAATGAAGTTTCCTCGACACCAGTTCGAGTCACCTCCGCAAGCACAGCCTGCAGGAATATTTGCTCCAAGcaagaacaattttttattgcttgaaCTTTGGCGCTAGCTATCATTTCGGAGAGTGCCTGTTGCACATGTGCAATACCGACAAACTTTTGCATTGGCATTACGTTGTCGTTATCTTTTGGAAGTATAGCGGATTCGGCAATTTCTGTAGCACGGCGACATATATCTAAGGCACGACGAGCATCACCAGATACTGCAGCCACCTTACtgtgaatagaaaaatttaatttttttagtatatactataggcgttataataattttaatttttaattcaagtcATACTAACCGTGCAACAAGTTGAACAGCATCACTTTTAAAGGCCTCGGAGCCGCTAAGGCGCATCGTAACGATCTCCTGCAATTGCTTATGCGTATATGGTTGAAAGGTGAGACGTGTTAGCCCCAGACGTGAAGTAACTTTGcctaaaacaaatcaaataaagtcatgtaaatattttgctaatATAACAAACGACAATCACAACATACCCATTAGCAAACGCTCTGGCAAATCCATTGTATTGGCTATAGTTATCACCACCAAATGCGCCGCAGACTTTGTGGGCCAATCCAATAAATTATACACAACATCTTGTCGCCGATTACACAAAATGTCCAATTCATCAACCAGCAGCACTGTAGTAACACGCCGTGGTGCCGGTGTTGTGAAACGTTTTTCCAGCAGCGAATGCGCTTGTTCCCACGAAACAGTTTTGCCcgttaattgtttataaatttgtacgTACGCCTGGCGTGGTTCAGTTAAACGCATACCGTTGATTTCGACAAACTCAAATGGTGGTAATTCATCGTTCGCTTGTTTACGTTGTAGCATACGTATGACACCGGTAACGGTTGCTGTTTTACCTGTACCCGGTACACCAGATACATACATGCAACCGCCACATTGGTCCTCAATTTTACCTTCTAAAAATGCGAAaacattgtcgaattctttttcACGACATGGCAGACTTTGTGGCACTACCGATACGTGCAACCGCTCGCGTGCCAATTGTAGATcggatttttttgcttttgctgctgTTGAAATGGAGGAGGTGGGCCTGCTTTCCATTGTTGGTGATAATTCGCCGCTACGGatctttttaagtttttgtgatGGTGTCATTGCGCCAGCAACTGCTGTTGTGGAATTTCGGCGACGGATTATTGCCGCATTTTTTATAGCCGATCGTTTGATGTCGTGATCATCGCCTTTTGGTTTACGTTTTGGTGTTGAAATCAAATCCTCATTGTTGAAGACGCGTTTTTCGACAACATCCGACAATTGTATACTTCGTTTTGGTGTGCTATcacctaatttaatttttttattagcgacggatgtaaaaaaaaagtacttaCATTGTGATTACCTGTGCGTCTTACTGCTGATTTAAGTATACTCTTACGTCGCGTAGTTGGGGTCATTTCAGTCTCTTCGGTAATTCCTTTAGATTTTTTAGTTGGAGTGGAATAAATCTCCTCTggtgtatttttaattacacgCTCAATTTCCACATTAATGGAAAGTGGATCATTGAACTGTTCATCCATGGCTGCCAGTTTGGTTGTGCGTTGTCTagtaaaaatgaaaagtaaaatttatgttttttaaaacatttgaaTTCCTTAAACTTACTTAGCGGATAATCTGAGCTTTATTTTCATGTCATTAGTTGGCTCCTGCGCCGCAGTAGGAGTTTTTACGATGGAATAATTTAAGCAGTCAGAGTCCACACTGGTATCAGCACCAGTATCCaaacttaaattcaaattaCGCCGTGCGGCTGTAACACGTGTTGTTGGAGTGACATCCCCTCTGTTGCGTTCTGTGAGTGGTGATGTGGGCACGCAGCAACCCATTTCATCATTCGGTGTCGACATTTTCTTTTTCGCCGACAAACGGATAACATTTCTACCTCCTATTATTTTAATAGGAGACACTTTGTCTTCACGTTGAAACACATTACAATCAATGAACTCTAATGCGGTTGCAGCAGCCATGGAGGCACGACGTTTTCTTACGCCCACATTGCCATATGACTTATCCTTACGTGTTGATGCACTCCTAGAAACACGTGGTGTTTTCTTTTCCTTAGTATTTATACTTGGCGAGTCCTCTGCGCAGCTCTTCTTTCTACCACGGCTTTTTATCGCACTCTCTGTCGGCGCAGTTGGAATATCGGTATTCCATTCTAATGGCACAAGTTTGTAGGAGTTTTTatccttaataaatttatatctgCAGACAAACATTGGATAGGTGTTGCGTTTAGCgttatatttgtgtaaaataGCACTGGCAGATTCATCAGATCTACCAAATAAGACAACACATTTGCGAAAAACGGTCTCAAGGGAAATATCTGAATCATATGGTCGATATTCTTCAATCAATTCTGTGCCGAAATCAATGCAAATATCATCACGATCAAACTCTTTGTGAGGCACACACTCAGGACGAGAGTACCACTGTACGATTGCGCGATAGGGATCGCGATCGACAGAATCACATAATTCAtataagtgtaatatcttgCCGATGTCGCAGCCTTCCACTGTATCCGGCTCAGCAGCATCAGCATTCGACACAAGCACAAAGTCGCCCAAAGAAAGTGTTAAATCGCCAAAGATACacttttgataaaaattcaCTTCTTTATGTACCAACCTGGGTACATCTACTACCGTGTCAGTATGATTTCCAATCCACTTTACAACTGGTCgcccatttattttattctctttGAGCACcataattaaaactttataaaatgcAAACTAagcaaatatattaatatttagaacAACAGTGCTGGAAAAATCTCTGCGCCAGCAATATAATTTCTGATGTTGATTTCTTTTTGGCGCTAAATTGAATGACATTAGGGATGCATTTGTGTTTAAATCCCAATATGGGAAAGTACAAAAAGGGTCACAGTTGCAAATAATCAGT
It includes:
- the LOC126755922 gene encoding origin recognition complex subunit 1, with translation MVLKENKINGRPVVKWIGNHTDTVVDVPRLVHKEVNFYQKCIFGDLTLSLGDFVLVSNADAAEPDTVEGCDIGKILHLYELCDSVDRDPYRAIVQWYSRPECVPHKEFDRDDICIDFGTELIEEYRPYDSDISLETVFRKCVVLFGRSDESASAILHKYNAKRNTYPMFVCRYKFIKDKNSYKLVPLEWNTDIPTAPTESAIKSRGRKKSCAEDSPSINTKEKKTPRVSRSASTRKDKSYGNVGVRKRRASMAAATALEFIDCNVFQREDKVSPIKIIGGRNVIRLSAKKKMSTPNDEMGCCVPTSPLTERNRGDVTPTTRVTAARRNLNLSLDTGADTSVDSDCLNYSIVKTPTAAQEPTNDMKIKLRLSAKQRTTKLAAMDEQFNDPLSINVEIERVIKNTPEEIYSTPTKKSKGITEETEMTPTTRRKSILKSAVRRTGDSTPKRSIQLSDVVEKRVFNNEDLISTPKRKPKGDDHDIKRSAIKNAAIIRRRNSTTAVAGAMTPSQKLKKIRSGELSPTMESRPTSSISTAAKAKKSDLQLARERLHVSVVPQSLPCREKEFDNVFAFLEGKIEDQCGGCMYVSGVPGTGKTATVTGVIRMLQRKQANDELPPFEFVEINGMRLTEPRQAYVQIYKQLTGKTVSWEQAHSLLEKRFTTPAPRRVTTVLLVDELDILCNRRQDVVYNLLDWPTKSAAHLVVITIANTMDLPERLLMGKVTSRLGLTRLTFQPYTHKQLQEIVTMRLSGSEAFKSDAVQLVARKVAAVSGDARRALDICRRATEIAESAILPKDNDNVMPMQKFVGIAHVQQALSEMIASAKVQAIKNCSCLEQIFLQAVLAEVTRTGVEETSFMGVYSQVESLAAFEGINMPTTGNCLRICSKLCAERLLIAECGRNDIFQKILLNVSVDDIHYALRVNGI